Genomic segment of Arachis stenosperma cultivar V10309 chromosome 4, arast.V10309.gnm1.PFL2, whole genome shotgun sequence:
catggacctctatgatgggaccacggatccaaagcatcatctgaGCAACTTCAAGAGTCGGATGTACCTGCCGACGCTTCTGATGCCactcgctgcaaagcctttccgaCCACCTTGatgaaagcagcgatgaagtggttcaaTAGCCTCCCTCCAAGGTCGGTTACAAGCTTCGACGACCTCTCACAGAAATTTTTGATGCGGTTCTCCATCCAGAAAGAAAAGGTAAAGCACGCACCAAGCCCCCTGGGCGTGAAACAGGAGGTCGAAGAGCCTTTGAGAAACTACATgaaaaggttcaacaaagcgtGCTTGGAAATTCAAGActtgcccacagaggcagtaatCTTGCGCCTAGTAAATAGACTCAGGGAAGGTTCTTTCTCCCAGTCCATATAAAAAAGGCTACCTACCTCCCCGAACgatgtacaggaaagagctgaaaagtatattaacatggaggaaaatgctAGACTATGAGAGCCGAATTGGTGGCCGGGACACCCTCACCTGtcgaaagaaaaagagagagaatccAAGAAGAAAGAGGAGATTGGCATGGAAAAGCCAAGGAGATATCTCTCTTACACTCCTCTGAAAGTTTCCTTAGTCAATGTGTATAGGGAAATTTGCCACACTGAAAGGCTTCCACCCCCTAGGCCCATCAAGAACAAAAAGGGGGAAAGTCGTAGCGACTACTGCGAATACCACAAGATGTACAACCATCCTACAAACGACTGTTATGACCTCAAAAACgtgatagaaaagctagccagagaaggtcGGCTCGACAGATATCTCGTAGAGAGGTCAGACAATCATGGAAAAAAGAAGCGAGAGGATAGTGATCGAAGATACCGACCACCACAGACCCCAGAGAGACATGTacacatgatctcaggagggttcGGAGGAGGAGGGCTCACCATGTCATCTCGTAAGAGACATCTAAAGCGGGTCTATCAAGTCGGGAACAAGACTCCTGATCTCCCAACCATCTCGTTCACCAAAGAGGATGGGCAAGGGATCATGCCTGGGCACGACGACCCGGTGGTGATAACCATGATTTTGGCGAATGCCAATCTCCACAGAACCTTAGTGGACCAAGGGAGTTCAGCTGACATCCTCTTCAAGCTTGCATTCGACAAGTTAGGGTTGGATGAAAGGGAGCTAAAAGCTTACCCAGACACCCTGTATGGACTAGGAGACATGCTAATAAAGCCACTAGGATACATCCCCCTCCACACGACCTTTGGAAAGGGGAAAAATTCCAAAACTCTGAGCATCGACTTTATCGTCATTGATGTCGGGTCAGCGTAAAATGCCTTGATTGGCAGGACTACGCTAAATCAGCTTGGAGCAGTGGTGTCAACCCctcacctttgcatgaaatttcCAACACCTAAGGGAATAGCGACGTACGGAAAGACCAGAAATTGGCAAGAAAATGTTACAACGAAAGCTTGAACCTCCGAGAAAAGAGCAAGGAAGTTCACACCGTAGAGCTCGGGGGGATAAGAGCTAAGGAAGAGCTGCGGCCACAACCGAGGGGAAAAACTGAAGAGGTTCAAATCggaaaagaggaaggaaaaaatacCAACATAGGAGCCAGTCTAGACGGAGATTTAAAACAAAGGCTGATAAAGCTCCTACGAGATAATTCTGACCTCTTCGCTTGGAAAGCTTCCGACATGCCAGGGATAGACCCCCaactcatgtcccacaagctttCAGTACACCCCGGATCATGACCAGTACAGCAGCACAAGCGTAAGCTCGGACCAGAACGAGTTCAAGTGGTAGAGGAGCAAGTACAAGCCCTCTTGGAGGCCGACTTCATCCGAGAGGTCAAGTATCCGGCATGCTAGcaaatgtagtgctagtcaaaaagcAAAACGGcaagtggaggatgtgcgtcaACTACACCGACCTGAACAAGgcatgccccaaagacccatatccacttcCCAGTATTGACACCCTAGTAGATGCAAGCTCAGGGTATCAGTACTTGTTGTTCATGGACGATTACTCGGGATACAACTAAATTCTGATGTATAAGCCGGACGAGGAAAAACCTCATTCATCACACCTAGagcaaactactgctatgtggtaatgccttttggattaaaaaatgctggggccacatatcaaaggttgatgaataaagtgttcgCTCCCCACCTCAGGAACTTAATGGAGGTCTACGTAGATGACATACTGGTGAAAACCAAGGAGGAGACCGACCTCTTGACAGATCTCTCACAAGTTTTCAACACCGTAAGGGTacatgggatgagactaaatcccacAAAATGTACCTTCGCAGTGGAGGCGGGAAAGTTTCTAGgattcatgctaacacaaagggGGATCGAAGCAAACCCTGACAAGTGCAAAGCTattctagaaatgaaaagcccgacttgtctAAGGGAGGTCCAACAATTGAATGGCCGACTCGCTGCCCTTTCCAGATTCCTGGCGGGATCGGCACTAAGATCCCTCCCATTATTCTCtctactaagaaaaggatgcaAATTCAAATGGACTCCAGAATGCGAAGAAgcattccaggagttcaaaaggTTTTTGAGCCAGCCTCCAATCCTGACCCGACCCATAGTCGGGGAAGAGCTCGTCCTGTATCTGTCAATGGTAGATAAAGCTGTAGCATCAGCTCTAATACGGGAAGATGAGGTCGGCCAGCATCCTGTGTATTTCACCAGAAAAGTTTTACAAGGCCCTAAACTAAAGTATCAAAAACTCGAAAAGTTTGCATACTCCTTAGTAGTAGCCTCACGCTGATTACGGCCGTATTTCCAAGCACACACGATAAAAGTGTGAATGAACCAACTCATGAAGCAGATCCTTCAGAAGACGGACATTGCGGGCAggatggttcaatgggcaatagagctctccgaatTCGACCTGAAATACAAAACCCGGACGGCAATAAAAGCCCAATGCCTTACCGACTTCCTAGCAGAGTACGCCGGAAATCAAGAGAAAAAACCCACTACATGGAAATTATATGTAGATGGGTCCTCCAACAAGGTTGGAAGTGGTGCAGGCATAATACTGGTCAGTGAAAGGGGAACGCAAATAGAAGTCTTCCTCAAATTCGAGTTCCCAGCTTCCAATAATCAGGCAGAATGtgaagccttgattgcaggGTTAAAGCTAGCAGAAGAAGTTGGTGCAACCAAAGTGATGGTATTCAGCGATTCTCAGGTGGTGACTTCCCAAATAAATAGAGAGTATCAGGCCAAAGATCCCAACATGAAAaggtacttggacaaaaccttGGAGCATCTTAGGTGCTTTGAGGAGACCGAGGTGAAGCATATAACTCGGGACCTCAACAGcagggcagacgccctctccaagcttgcaagtaccaaaccaggagggaacaatagaagcctaatccaagaaactctcccTGAACCCTCTGTGGTCAAAATGGAGGTTGTTTAAGATGTCCTTGAAGTCGCCGGGTTagacctcggatggatgaagcCCTTGGTTGAATtcctgaaattcgacatcctccccaaagaggaaaaagaggccAAAAAGATCTGGAGGGAAGCACAAAACTACACACTGTTGAAAAATATCCTCTATAAAAGAGGAATATCAACACCGCTACTAaagtgcgtcccgacctcaagGACAACCGAGGTGCTAGAAGAGGTACACAATGAAATCTACGGGAACCATCTTGGGGCTAGGTTGTTAGCCAGAAAGgtaatccgagcaggattctactggccgatcTTACAAAAAGAttccacagaatttgtgaaaaaatgccaaCCATGCCAAATGCATGCAAACTTCCATGTAGCTCCCCCCAAGGAGCTCATTAGTATAACTTCCCCATGgcctttcgcaaaatggggGTTAGAGTTGCTAGGACCATTCCCCCAAGCACTGGGTCAAGTAAAGTATCTAATAGTGGGAGTGGATTATTTcgcaaagtggatagaagcagaaccattgccaccatcaccgctcagAGAAGTCAAAAGTTCCTCTACAAGAACATTATCACCAGATATGGAGTACACCGACTCAACCTTCAAAAACCTGGTTGCCAGCATGGAAATCAAATATCAGTTCACATCGGTAGAACATCCACAAGCAAATGGACAAGCCGAGGCAGcaaacaaagtcatactggtaGTGTTGAAGAAAAGGTTGCAggacgcaaagggagcctgggccgaggagctcccacaagtaCTGTGGGCTTTTCGGACCACACCTCAGTCTGCCACAGgggaaacacccttccgacttgcttacggtgtagaagccatgataccaGTCAAAATCAACGAGCAAAGTCCAAGGGTAAGCTTCTACGACGAGGTCAGAAatatacaggggcacaaagaagAACTTGAGCTACTCCCCGAAGTCCGGGAACGAGCCCATATTAGGGAAGCAGCATTGAAACAAAGGATGACAAACAGATATAACAAAAAGGTCATTCGAAGAAGTTTCGCCCCGGATGATTTGGTTTTGATCAGAAACGACATAGGAGTCAACAAGTCTGGGGAAGAAAAGCTTACCGCCAATTGGAAAAGACCATACAAAATTAAAGAGGTCTTAGGAAAAGGCTATTATAAAGTGACCGACCTAAATGGCACCGAGCTACctaggtcgtggcatgcttgtaatatgaaaaggtactatagttaaaagtgAACTCCattccctgatgtactcttttcccaacttcatggtTTTTTCCCAAAGAAAGGGTTTTTCTTAAAGGAgagtttttaacgaggcatcaaaGTGGGGACTAAGGGGCAACAAAATTGTCTAAACCCTTAGCAACAAAAAAGGTACctttacaaataaaataagatctTTTTTTCAATATCTCTTTGCAAATTCCTTTCAATATTTTCGCTATCTCCACGAAACGcaccgacttaagctcgacaaaacgtgaaaatcccatgaaccgacctagatggtcgtcaggataaaacgatgAGGTACAAGttggtgtaaagaggttataaaagCTGATCATGTAATAACTCAGAGGCCAGCGGACCTATGAGTCGGAAAACCCGAGAAGAAACGAAATGCGTCGCAAGAATAACTTAAGTTATGAAgactcaataaaaaataattgagtaCACGAAATATCAAAAAGAGATAAGAAAATCCATCGAAAAACCAAAGGCGGAAACTGTCCCCAAGTCTTAAGAAAAACTTAGACAAAGGACAGTCGGCCAAGgtaaaagttttcaaaaaaacaAAGGGTTTTTTCAACGAGAAGAAAAATATCAAAACAAGGTTTTGAAAAACctaaagaaaaagcatgcaggTCAACATAAATATAGCCTAAAActcttatccaaaaaagggtatttttaattttgtttacgGCCACAAAGGGCCAGAAAATGTTAGAAAACAACCACCACaataaaaattgtttaaaaaacgAGGGACCCACAGGtcgggcccccatatagccatcaCAAATTAATTGGAAGAAGGAAGGTCACCACCATCAAGAGGAAGATCATCACCAAAGCCAGGAGGAGGAGCAATCGGAGCGCCATCAGGACTAGGGGAGGAAGTCAGAGCAGCACCAGCAAAGGACGAGGCAGAAGGATTGGAACCCTTCTCGAAAGCCTTCGAGGAACTCGGGACATCTCCTGGTCGGGGAGGGGATTCTATTATCCTCTGACCCCGAGTTTTTATCTCGGATTCAGACATAGGTCAGGGAGGAGAAATAATAGCCCCATCAATCACGACCTTATCAGGATCCAAAGGAGagagatccaggtcgggagcaataACCCCGACCTGCTCCTTAAAGATCCTCCACGCCTCCTCGGCTCCCTCAGCAATGGAGTCCTCCAGCTCCACATAAGCATCCCAAGCTCTCACCAAATCCTTTTTTTACCTCAACAAGGTCCTGGAACAAGCTCGAATAGCTCTGCTTCACTTTCTCCCTCAGACCCTCTGCCATGGCGCACCGGCCCATCAACTTCCTCTCCTCTTTCCGGAGATTATCCCTCTCCTTTTTCAACCCGGCGACCTCCTCCTTCAAACTCTTATCAGCCTCTTGATATAAAAGAATCCTCCCCTCTAGCTCCTCAACCCTCAGGGATGAAcccaaagagctgaggggagtcttctaaaaaatatccaaaagcttAGTGCACACCCCTGCCGCCTTGACACTCCCTTGAACCAGAAGATTAAGGTGGTTTCAAACGGAAgcatcatccatacttatacGAGTATGAGGATAGATGTAATTCCGAACAAACTGAGGCACATCAGACTTTGCCTCACCTTCAAAAGAAGAGCTAGACCCTGAAGTCTTGTACTTCTTCAGCTCTGGCTCAGGGGAAGATCGAGGAGGAGGGGGAAGAGAAGAGGTGGAAGGGGATATAACAATAGGTCAGGAGGGGGTCCCCAGGTTgtgaggagaaggaggagggggaggaggaggagggCCAGCAGCCCTGGCGCCACCAACTCTGGCACGGGACCTTGTCTTGGCCTCCTGGACTCTTTGGTAAGATTCTCTGGAATTCTTCTTCGCCATCTCTGCAAAAGCCATTATTTAGAAAATTCAATAAACAAGTCGGAGAAAACAACTCGGGTGATCATCAAGTCAGAAAACTCAACAAACAAATATGGTACTACCTAATTGGGCCTGCACAAAGGTCGGAGACCCCTGGAGAAACTTCTTGGTATCCAGATAAGGGGCTCTCCCCCAAACTTCTTGGAGAAACCCAACGATGGCTGCCTCCACCTCATCCAAATTATCCAAACTATATTTCTCACAAGGAAAGGCCTCTAACCAGTACAGGGGAAAGCGAGGAGAAGAATTTtgatccagaaaaaaggggtggtgaccctctacagcttgcactttgaaaaagaaatttttaaagtcatgaaaggattcatcaaaaaggGTAAAAACTCTCCGGCCTTGTATGGCCCAGAAAGAAACCCATTGCTGTTTGTTATTTTGCCCACTGAAGGGCTTGGtcatgtgaaaaagaaaaaagaaaatcctcaaagaagtcgaaaaatCCAGGGCATGGctgataaattgataaattttcaaaaaaccccaagagttggggtgaagctgggtaGGGGCTATCCGGCAATGAGATAAAACGGCTATCTCAAAGttagaaaaaggaagaagaacgCCCAAACGGGTGAAAAAACTCtcatacataaaaataaaatgaggGTCTTCCTCAGAAGCTCTTccaaaacaaacccggtcttccGGACCCGGGACTATCAGTTCATATCTCGACTCATCGCCATCAGAAGCACAAATCCTATGGCGCGTATGAAGATCGGTAACATAGTTAGTATCCACAAGGGTTTCTTCCACAAGAATAGTAATATCTACCCATCGAGTGAAGGATTCTACAGAAGACATCTTTTTtctaaaaaagaaaaggattccGAAACCTACAAAGGGGAAagaaaaaaggataaaaaaacAGGGTCTCTAAGAGGCCTGGGGTTAGATCCTTAACAAAACAGAATCACTAAGTCTACGACCAACACTCCTCTCAAATAAAAAACATGCAATAAAAGCAGTTATAAAagaggagaaaagaaaaaactGACCTTTACTTTCGAAGGGTCAGAGGTGCAACAGCAGTTgatcgaaaaaaaagaagcttTCTTTTCGGAACAGAGTGTGTAAGTGAGAAAGTTTtcagaaacgaaacaaagaaagagagagaaaagtattTATAAGCACGTTAGGGGTATAAAGGTAAAACGACGCAACCATTTAAAAGTTGCACCGTTACCAATGTAACTGCCCCCGCGTATAAATGCTCAGACCTCTAAGAGACGCGACGTTTGATTAGACGCGACGATTAAAGAAATTTAAATCACGTCGGTTCCCAAAAATCACGTCGGCAAAAGTTCCGATCTGTATACTCGAGTCCAAACTCACGGAAGGGCTTggactcgagtaggggcactgttcataccctggcccaacaCTAAGGCTCAGGACCAAATAAGACAAAGAGGCACAATCCATAGATTAGCCTCCCCACGCAACCGACCTCCATCCAAGAGGTCAGATTCTACAAAAACTCCACTAAAAGGAAGTCGGGAGtcagattagctggcagataacacttattcaaataagtaactgcccctaaaatctctcaacccacttccaGGAGTCAAATCtcaacctccctaagataaagggacggttatcctccttaaaaggtggaaccactccaacggtggttatggGTTCACCCCTATAAGTATACTAACAACCCTCATGTATCTCTAAGTTCTCATACTCTCTCAACCTGATTAgacccttgctgacttaggcattggagtgtctttgcaggttcCATCCCCCATTCTCTCACACACACAAGTCGGGCGAAGGCTTCAAACGCGAGACTAAGCCTAAAGACCTTCTTTCTCAAACGATTGGGCCAACCTCGCGAGTCCAGTTcatcaatctccggttacccaacGTAACATAAAta
This window contains:
- the LOC130975358 gene encoding uncharacterized protein LOC130975358, which gives rise to MEKPRRYLSYTPLKVSLVNVYREICHTERLPPPRPIKNKKGESRSDYCEYHKMYNHPTNDCYDLKNVIEKLAREGRLDRYLVERSDNHGKKKREDSDRRYRPPQTPERHVHMISGGFGGGGLTMSSRKRHLKRVYQVGNKTPDLPTISFTKEDGQGIMPGHDDPVVITMILANANLHRTLVDQGSSADILFKLAFDKLGLDERELKAYPDTLYGLGDMLIKPLGYIPLHTTFGKGKNSKTLSIDFIVIDVGSA